The following coding sequences are from one bacterium window:
- a CDS encoding radical SAM protein, which translates to MKERLLELLQGQTELAARLAAVRDWSRKVRTTEYHLTNACNIRCKGCWFFEYDFDRTTSEVTSLHEWKDFAAKEAERGITSALIVGGEPLLFPKRIESFVSNMPFVTVSSNGLQALPKEGFEDVNVALTLFGGGPLDDQIRGHHPNGSRLEGLFETALANYRGDDRAIFIFALSDDSAQHIESTVRRIEDNGNQVTFNYYSDYGSDDPLHAAHGNLALLEEALRVREKYPDTVRSTDYYIRALVTGRTEWGEFGYDVCPSISIDHPAHEARRKNGNPTLPLFNAWAADLETVNFCCTSGHCESCRDSQAVQSWLMMSLSHFLSSVDSLEAWLDLSESYWSQFVWSPYHRRAIANRP; encoded by the coding sequence GTGAAAGAACGCCTCCTCGAACTCCTTCAAGGCCAGACCGAGCTGGCGGCCAGGCTGGCTGCCGTCCGCGACTGGAGCCGGAAGGTGAGGACTACGGAGTACCACCTCACCAATGCATGCAATATCCGTTGCAAGGGGTGCTGGTTCTTCGAATACGACTTCGATCGAACAACCAGCGAGGTGACGTCACTCCACGAGTGGAAGGATTTCGCTGCCAAGGAGGCAGAGCGCGGGATTACATCTGCTCTCATTGTCGGTGGAGAACCGTTGCTCTTTCCCAAGCGAATTGAGTCTTTCGTCTCCAATATGCCGTTCGTAACCGTTTCATCGAATGGGCTCCAGGCACTTCCCAAAGAGGGATTCGAAGATGTAAACGTGGCACTTACGCTGTTCGGCGGTGGGCCCTTGGACGACCAGATTCGGGGGCACCATCCCAACGGCAGCAGGCTAGAGGGTCTCTTTGAAACAGCCCTTGCCAACTACCGTGGAGATGACAGGGCCATCTTCATCTTTGCGCTCAGCGATGACTCCGCGCAGCATATCGAGAGCACGGTCAGGCGGATCGAAGACAACGGCAATCAAGTGACTTTCAACTACTACAGCGACTACGGCAGCGACGACCCGCTCCACGCTGCCCACGGCAACCTCGCGCTTCTTGAAGAAGCCCTCCGAGTTCGCGAGAAATACCCCGATACAGTGCGCAGCACTGACTACTACATCCGGGCACTGGTTACGGGAAGAACGGAGTGGGGTGAGTTCGGTTACGACGTCTGTCCGAGCATCAGCATCGATCACCCTGCGCACGAAGCACGCCGAAAGAACGGGAATCCCACGCTCCCGCTCTTTAATGCTTGGGCAGCCGACCTCGAGACAGTTAACTTCTGCTGCACTTCAGGGCACTGCGAGAGCTGTCGAGACAGTCAGGCGGTACAGAGCTGGTTGATGATGAGCCTCTCGCATTTCCTCTCGTCTGTTGATTCGCTTGAGGCTTGGCTCGATCTATCCGAGAGCTATTGGTCTCAGTTCGTGTGGTCACCCTACCATCGCCGCGCGATCGCAAATCGGCCTTAG